The Hevea brasiliensis isolate MT/VB/25A 57/8 chromosome 1, ASM3005281v1, whole genome shotgun sequence genome has a window encoding:
- the LOC131183293 gene encoding uncharacterized protein LOC131183293 encodes MALSSTSNIIHTSGKSLVVINGTQLPLKLSAQNYSTWRAQITPLLRGHNLMGYVTGTITSPPTHIEKNGTHISNLDYEFWEYQDQLILAAIIASVSFSVLNTIVDAKTSTEAWNKLQVAFANKSATQILSLREKLSRTKRDSRPVAKYLQLVKSIAEELSLCGSPVNDVDLIIHVLGGIGSEFRDIATAMHARDTIISFDELQDKLLDHELHLKQIDPNFDPTPVIANLMIVMTFLLSHYAEIVSF; translated from the coding sequence ATGGCTTTATCCAGTACTAGTAACATCATCCATACCTCTGGTAAATCTCTTGTTGTAATCAATGGAACTCAACTTCCATTGAAGCTTTCAGCTCAAAATTACTCTACATGGCGTGCTCAGATCACTCCACTTCTTCGAGGACACAATCTCATGGGTTATGTCACTGGCACTATCACTTCTCCTCCTACTCATATTGAGAAAAATGGTACTCACATTTCTAATCTAGATTATGAGTTTTGGGAATACCAAGATCAGTTAATCCTAGCTGCTATTATTGCTTCGGTTTCCTTCTCGGTTTTGAACACCATTGTAGATGCTAAAACCTCAACGGAGGCATGGAACAAACTTCAGGTAGCCTTTGCAAATAAATCGGCTACACAAATTCTTTCTTTACGAGAAAAGCTATCACGAACCAAACGTGATTCTCGCCCAGTTGCTAAATATCTTCAGCTTGTCAAATCCATTGCGGAAGAACTCTCCTTGTGTGGCAGTCCCGTAAATGATGTTGATCTCATCATTCATGTATTGGGTGGAATTGGCTCAGAGTTTCGTGACATTGCTACGGCAATGCATGCCAGAGATACTATCATTTCATTTGATGAACTGCAAGATAAGCTGCTTGACCATGAATTACATCTCAAACAGATTGATCCCAATTTTGATCCCACCCCTGTAATAGCAAATCTTATGatagttatgacatttttgctgTCACATTATGCAGAAATTGTATCATTTTAA